tttgtttatttattctGATATTTTTTTCCTgtgatttgatttgagttttattagaGTTGGGgttttcattttgttgttacatattgatttctctttgaaattaacaatttgattatttttgcatgtgcgttttatttatttattaaccATTTTGGTGTTAATCATCctggattttttttcctttatgctttatttttattagttttttaacACAGACATGTCATGCCACGCCATTCTTATGTTTCGTATACAATATGCTCGGCCTATTAAGCATTTTCCTATTGTTATTATAAATACAAACAATGATGAGAAACTATTAGCAAATTAATAAtgaatcaaatattaataatttaacatgtattaaaaattaaaaatactgatTTAATGTATATACAAAAAACTTCTATAAAAGCATAAAACTTATAAAAAAACTTATATAATGAATCGAATGTTCTttagtaattttaattattttttttccttatttgcgcgaaaaaaatataatgtgtaACAAGATATGAGTATGTCCACGTTTTGTTCAAAAAAATACGGTGAAAAATCTTCGTAAAAAGTTTTACCGTATCTACAACATTTTTTAGGGTGACAAAATTCAGTGCACGGTCTAATGTAACCACGTTGCGAAATTCAAGTCAACCTTAAAAGAGGGGTTGTGCTACGAGATTGCCCTGATCAACGTCTCTATCAATTCGTACAAATATAAACTTTGCACTCATCCATGCAGGTTGTACTTTAAGCTGACCACCGCAGTGAAACTAataaaaagtttacaaattcCCTTTGATGGGTTAACTTCACACCTTTTCTTTTTATGTCTGGACAACTCATAGAAGATGAGAAATTGATCGGTATAATTCAGACATATTTCTAATTTctttcaatgaaaaaaaaaaaataaagatcaccaccatcttcaatattttgATGCAGATGTCATGTGTTTTGTCGTAACTAAAGGTGAACTTTAGATTTCAAAAAATAAGACACAAAAGTCAACTATATTGTTGTTGATTTGGATGCTCTAGAGTAAGTAATATAATTTAACCTTCTTGTGATTCCTTAATTTGAAAACTATATATTTACCTTAATGATTGAATTCCAACGGAAGTGAATCTTGAGGTGTACACTGCACAGAGAAGGCAATGGGTAGGATATTATAGTACTCATCCCCGTATCCGTGCTTTCAAAAACTACCTATACCGTCTCTATACCCGCGTATatagattttttaaaaaagaggaAGTGAGAAATTTGTAATTTAAATTCTTTTGTTATAGTCTTAAGTAAGGTTGTAGGTTAATAATTTACATATTTCATAAAAAGTTGAGTATATTAGCAACAATATATACAATATTACTTTAAGAAAACAATAGATACAAGACTTTTGGGTaacaatatatataatatgataaCAATActtattcaattattttttatgattaaaaaaaaattttatttttttaaaatagtagAAAATTATAACttcaattaagttttttttttttaaaaaactgaatatgaaatattattagagaaaaaaactcttcatgagaacaaccctctcatgaatAAGGAAAACAACAGAATCCAAACCAGAACGGCGAAACAAAACAAGTCCCCCTCAAATGCCTATACTTAATGTTTGTTAAAATActatgtcatatatatatatatatatatataaattaataatgtATGGGGTGGGTTGGGTAACCAGTATTTTTTTGGGTAATTACCCATGCCTAATCGTATACCCATCTAGCAGGTTTTCACCCTACTCATTTTATCACATTGACTCAAACACAGACGATGTTAATGTACTCATTGACCAATTATTTGTTAAATGAATCAGTTTACAAGATAattgtaaaattaaaaaactacaATGAAGTATGTAAAATAAATCCCTAAAATTTATTCGTTTCATACTAGAGTAGGAACTGGATTTAGTTGTTAATCTATCTTAGATTTAAACATTGAATtacatagaaaataaaatcacgACCTCAATATTATAACTTCTacctttcaaaaaaacaaaaattctatctttattcatttaaaaaaaattatactcccccataaattttattttagaactttttaatttaaaattcaagTGAATTATAAAAAAGAATCTGAGTTGAAAATTTAAGTGactttaagtttttttatttaaaaaatctcaatttttccaaatttaaataagtaaaaatttatggtagattaatacacaatgttcactattaagaacatataatTAAAACAATTGTTAagatatatttactaaaaaataaaaaacataatactacacaaaatttacattttaaataacaaaagtcaccccgtgcagggcacgggtaatTCCACTAGTAATTACATATTGTGGCGAGTTGGAAATTTCATATTAAggtaaaatttaagaaaataaattattattaattattttccaaGTGTAAGAATTTCTTCTATAATTCattaatatttttctaaaaCATGATTACTCATTTTCAGCCTCATCCAATCCAATGTAAAAAAATGGAATGAATGTAATAACACGTGGAGACAAGAAACAGTGCGCATTACGCACTGACCGGAGGTTTTATTCAGTGAGGTGCAGCAGCTAGCTAGTAACTGCTACATTACATTGCAGCATTACACAGCGTTCAGGTTCAATTGAATCGCGTTGCTTCTTCTCAATTTGGTCAATCCAAGTAGTCTCAGACTCAGAGTTCTAATGGCGTCCAAATCTCTAAAGAAAGCCAATCTCCTCGATCACAACTCCATCAAGCACATCCTCGACGAGTCTGTCTCTGAGGTCTGTCAAAACCCTAACCCCCATTTTCGATTTTGGTCAATTTTCCtttaattttatgtttgaaTCGAGTTTTGGATCTGAATTTTGGGTTTGTAGATTGTAACGAGTCGTGGGTATGTGGAAGATGTGAGATTGAGCAACGTGAGGCTTTTGGTTGGGACTGTCATCATTGTCATTGCTCTCTTTGCTCAATTCTACAAGAAGAAGTTCCCTGAGAATCGGGATTTTCTCCTTGCCTGCATCGCCTTATATCCTTTTGCAATTTCCACCATTTATTTGCTTCTTTTGATTTGATGAAATTGCTCCATGTAGGGGGAAATTGGGTTTGTATGCAGGAGTTATTCAGATTGAAAGTTGTTAAGTTTCATTGTTAGATGGATTTGATGGTTTGTGTGAGAAAGGAATTGGGAATTGctgttgttttttaattttgatttgttcTGGTTCAGTGCTGTTTGATCCTTAACTCTTGCATACGTATGTGATCTTCAATGGGGTGTTGCAGCTGATCATATACACTAAGGAGAAAAATGCCATTCTGTTTACTTATCCTCCTGCTGTAAGTTGCTCTGAACTTAGCTAAGGTGCCTGTTTTTAATGCTAGGGTTGAATTCCTATATGAATAATAGATGCATTGTTACAATTACTTTGCTTTGAATGACTGATCTTCCTATATCTCAGCAATTGTAGATCACCTTTGAATTTTTTCTGTATTACTATGCTACTCACTACTTTCATAGTGCTTAATGTGCTCTGTTTAAATATGTGGCTATGTTTTATGACTGACTGATTTCAATTTATAAAGGTTATAGAGGGGTTagggttttaacttttaatagaCCTCAGAGGCGGTTTAAAATGATTCGGTTCAGCAGTTGTCTTATTGGCTTAAAGAGTGGATGGTATACACCTGGAGAAACTGGGAAAAGGGTTGCCAAGGAGGATGAGCTGGAGTTGGGAGAAAGTGGGGAGTGGGATGTTAGTGGTGAAGTGGTGAGGATTGCGTGTCCATATAGGTGAATGGGTAGTGAAATGAGAGGTATAAAAAAGAATCATTCTCTTAGCATGAATAGAGAGCACTAATTATATGTAGGTGTTTGGCTTTGGGGAGTAGCCGGTTTCCCTACTGCATTTTCTATGATTTCTACAATAATCATACCATTTTTCTTTGTCTACTCTCTGGATtactgttttttctttcttctgttggattAAGATTGTATCGTAGTGCTTGTTTAGTCAACATTCCAGGAAATGCAAACGGGATTGgcattcataaaaataaaatgtgtgTTTGTGAAGAGTGTGTTTCGATAAATTTCATGGTAGAAAATTTGATTTTGCATTGagcagaattgattctaggtGTAGGGCCCACCACACTACTTTCGTTTATACTTAAAAGATGCTTCTACTTTATCATCTAAAGAAAAATCTGTTTTTCTAAACTCACTTTTAGACTATTATTTCCGAACACTACTCAATTTTTGTCATCTCAATTCTTTCAAAACCAATTCTTCTTTACATCTATTATTTCCAAatcaattctatcaaaatctaaaaGAAATGGACCCTTTGAGTTAGTTCTGTTACAATGTTGACATGGCATTGGCATGGGCCTAAGGATACATATGTTAATCTGAACATGACTGTGCTAGCTTAGTAGTCATTGTAAACATGAAGCAGATCACCTGTGCATTAAAGCATACATGAAGTTGACTGACAGCTTAAACTAATCTCAGTTTGGTAAACAATATTTATTTGATATTGTGTTATGAAATGATTGAGTTGAACTTCTTATTATGTACTGGTATGATTATATTGTAGACTATTGcctatatttttgtttttttctaattttcatgcattttcatCTGGAATTTGAGTTGATCCAAAGGTGCTTATGTTCTCTAGGGTTTTAGTTGCTTCCAGTGTTCATTGGATGTTGCTTCA
This is a stretch of genomic DNA from Lotus japonicus ecotype B-129 chromosome 1, LjGifu_v1.2. It encodes these proteins:
- the LOC130733620 gene encoding signal peptidase complex subunit 2-like; this translates as MASKSLKKANLLDHNSIKHILDESVSEIVTSRGYVEDVRLSNVRLLVGTVIIVIALFAQFYKKKFPENRDFLLACIALYVIFNGVLQLIIYTKEKNAILFTYPPAGSFTSTGLVVSSKLPRFSDMYTLTIASADPKSISANEPKHLTKSVTQWFTKDGVLVEGLFWKDVEALIAQYTKEPKKSK